In Thunnus maccoyii chromosome 11, fThuMac1.1, whole genome shotgun sequence, one genomic interval encodes:
- the tmem41aa gene encoding transmembrane protein 41A-A, with protein MRSLVGLIAVVVAASLYLYSLSLYLPPAPRRSSHATSKTEHAETEESEEPTDSSEESRLKFPSDLEELRELAELLQFYKTEHTGYVLLLFCSAYLYKQSFAIPGSSFLNILAGAIFGPYEGLLLACVLTTVGSTMCYLLSQAFGKHYIVNLFPDKVSMLQRKVEENQDCLFFFLLFLRFFPMTPNWFLNMSAPIVNIPITFFFCSVFIGLLPYNFICVQTGVMLSEVSSLDDLFSWERLLQLLAIACMALLPGALIRRYSQRRLKLDAPLQNGLATNKKIQ; from the exons ATGCGCTCACTTGTCGGACTAATCGCTGTCGTTGTTGCAGCCAGCTTGTACCTGTACTCACTATCCCTCTACCTCCCTCCGGCACCACGGAGAAGCTCTCACGCAACTTCCAAGACCGAGCATGCTGAAACGGAAGAGTCCGAGGAGCCGACTGACAGCTCCGAAGAGTCCAG GTTGAAGTTCCCGTCAGACTTGGAGGAGTTGAGGGAACtggctgagctgctgcagttttACAAGACAGAGCACACTGGATATGTCCTTCTACTCTTCTGTAGTGCTTATCTCTACAAGCAGTCCTTTGCCATTCCTGGATCCTCGTTCCTG AACATTCTCGCAGGAGCTATATTTGGACCGTATGAAGGACTGCTGCTTGCCTGTGTGCTCACCACTGTGGGCTCCACCATGTGCTACCTTTTGTCCCAGGCCTTTGGAAAACACTACATCGTTAACCTCTTCCCTGATAAAGTCTCCATGCTGCAGAGAAAG gtGGAGGAGAACCAGGACTGTCtgttcttcttcctgctcttctTGAGATTCTTTCCAATGACTCCCAACTGGTTTCTGAACATGTCTGCTCCGATTGTAAACATCCCCAtcaccttcttcttctgctcagTCTTCATTG GCCTCCTTCCCTACAACTTCATCTGTGTCCAGACGGGCGTCATGCTGTCCGAGGTGTCGTCGCTTGATGACCTGTTCTCCTGGGAgcggctgctgcagctgctggccATCGCCTGCATGGCTCTGCTGCCCGGTGCCCTCATCCGCCGTTACAGTCAGCGGCGTCTGAAACTGGATGCGCCATTGCAGAATGGACTCGCCACAAATAAGAAGATCCAGTAA
- the igf2bp2a gene encoding insulin-like growth factor 2 mRNA-binding protein 2a isoform X2 yields MGWSDGSGKVELHGKVIEVDYSVPKKLRSRKIQIRNIPPHLQWEVLDGLLAQYGTVENVEQVNTDTETAVVNVTYATKEEAKEAIEKLTGHQFDDYSFNVSYIMDMDAAPPVQAARTRRGGRSSRDQGTPQPGPSGGFGALRPRQHDFPLRMLVPTQFVGAIIGKEGLTIKNVTKQTQSKVDIHRKENAGAAEKPITIHSTPEGCSSACRMILDIMQKEANETKTTEDIPLKILAHNSLVGRLIGKEGRNLKKIEEETGTKITISSLQDLTIYNPERTITVKGSLEACCKAEAEIMKKLREAYENDIAAINQQANLIPGLNLNALGIFSSGLPVLPPAAGPRGAVTPVAPAGYNPFLSHSSHLSGLYGVPPASAIPHQHSQQAPEQEVVYLFIPTQAVGALIGKKGQHIKQLAHFAGASIKIAPAESPDVTERMVIITGTPEAQFKAQGRIFGKLKEENFFSAKEEVKLETHIKVPSTAAGRVIGKGGKTVNELQNLTSAEVIVPRDQTPDENDEVFVKISGHFFASQTAQRKIREIIQQVKQQEQKHQQGAAVSPHHSK; encoded by the exons GAGTCGGAAGATCCAGATCCGGAACATTCCCCCTCATCTACAGTGGGAg GTTTTGGATGGCCTTCTAGCTCAGTATGGTACTGTAGAAAACGTGGAACAAG TTAACACTGATACAGAAACAGCAGTGGTGAATGTTACGTACGCAACCAAGGAGGAAGCTAAAGA AGCCATTGAGAAGTTGACAGGACACCAGTTTGACGACTACTCCTTCAACGTGTCATATATCATGGACATGGATGCTGCTCCGCCCGTCCAGGCTGCTCGCACACGGCGCGGGGGTCGATCGTCCCGGGACCAGGGCACTCCTCAGCCTGGGCCCTCAGGAGGCTTCGGCGCTCTGCGCCCCCGGCAACACGACTTCCCCCTGCGCATGCTCGTGCCTACTCAGTTCGTGGGAGCCATCATCGGCAAGGAGGGCCTCACCATCAAGAATGTCACCAAACAGACGCAGTCCAA gGTGGACATTCATCGGAAGGAAAATGCAGGTGCGGCAGAAAAGCCCATTACCATCCACTCAACTCCGGAGGGCTGCTCCTCCGCCTGCCGCATGATCCTGGACATCATGCAGAAGGAGGCCAACGAGACCAAGAC gacGGAGGACATCCCTCTGAAAATCCTCGCCCACAACAGCCTGGTGGGGCGACTGATTGGGAAGGAGGGCCGCAACCTGAAGAAGATTGAGGAGGAGACAGGGACCAAGATTACCATCTCCTC GTTACAAGACTTAACCATTTACAACCCTGAGAGGACCATCACGGTGAAGGGCAGCTTGGAGGCGTGTTGTAAAGCCGAGGCGGAGATCATGAAGAAACTGAGGGAAGCCTACGAGAATGACATTGCTGCTATAAAT CAACAGGCCAACCTTATCCCAGGCTTGAACCTGAACGCTCTGGGCATCTTCTCCTCTGGTCTGCCGGtgctgccccctgctgctgGACCACGCGGTGCAGTGACCCCTGTGGCACCAGCAGGATACAACCCATTCTTA AGTCACTCTTCACATCTCAGTGGCCTGTACGGGGTTCCTCCAGCAAGTGCCATCCCCCACCAGCACTCA caACAGGCTCCAGAACAGGAGGTCGTCTACCTCTTTATTCCAACTCAGGCAGTCGGAGCTCTGATTGGCAAGAAGGGCCAGCACATCAAACAACTTGCCCACTTTGCTGGAGCTTCCATTAAG aTCGCCCCAGCTGAGAGCCCAGATGTTACTGAGAGGATGGTTATCATTACTGGAACCCCAGAGGCTCAGTTTAAG GCCCAAGGTCGGATATTTGGAAAGCTGAAAGAGGAGAACTTCTTCTCAGCGAAGGAAGAGGTCAAACTGGAGACGCACATCAAGGTTCCCTCGACTGCAGCTGGCAGGGTCATCGGTAAAGGCGGCAAGACG GTGAACGAGCTGCAAAACCTTACGAGCGCTGAGGTCATCGTACCGCGGGACCAAACTCCAGACGAGAACGACGAGGTCTTTGTGAAAATCAGTGGGCATTTCTTTGCCAGCCAG ACTGCACAGAGGAAGATCCGGGAGATCATTCAGCAGGTCAAACAACAGGAACAGAAGCACCAGCAGGGCGCCGCCGTGTCACCGCACCACTCCAAGTGA
- the igf2bp2a gene encoding insulin-like growth factor 2 mRNA-binding protein 2a isoform X3 gives MFLWCLGKVELHGKVIEVDYSVPKKLRSRKIQIRNIPPHLQWEVLDGLLAQYGTVENVEQVNTDTETAVVNVTYATKEEAKEAIEKLTGHQFDDYSFNVSYIMDMDAAPPVQAARTRRGGRSSRDQGTPQPGPSGGFGALRPRQHDFPLRMLVPTQFVGAIIGKEGLTIKNVTKQTQSKVDIHRKENAGAAEKPITIHSTPEGCSSACRMILDIMQKEANETKTTEDIPLKILAHNSLVGRLIGKEGRNLKKIEEETGTKITISSLQDLTIYNPERTITVKGSLEACCKAEAEIMKKLREAYENDIAAINQQANLIPGLNLNALGIFSSGLPVLPPAAGPRGAVTPVAPAGYNPFLSHSSHLSGLYGVPPASAIPHQHSQQAPEQEVVYLFIPTQAVGALIGKKGQHIKQLAHFAGASIKIAPAESPDVTERMVIITGTPEAQFKAQGRIFGKLKEENFFSAKEEVKLETHIKVPSTAAGRVIGKGGKTVNELQNLTSAEVIVPRDQTPDENDEVFVKISGHFFASQTAQRKIREIIQQVKQQEQKHQQGAAVSPHHSK, from the exons GAGTCGGAAGATCCAGATCCGGAACATTCCCCCTCATCTACAGTGGGAg GTTTTGGATGGCCTTCTAGCTCAGTATGGTACTGTAGAAAACGTGGAACAAG TTAACACTGATACAGAAACAGCAGTGGTGAATGTTACGTACGCAACCAAGGAGGAAGCTAAAGA AGCCATTGAGAAGTTGACAGGACACCAGTTTGACGACTACTCCTTCAACGTGTCATATATCATGGACATGGATGCTGCTCCGCCCGTCCAGGCTGCTCGCACACGGCGCGGGGGTCGATCGTCCCGGGACCAGGGCACTCCTCAGCCTGGGCCCTCAGGAGGCTTCGGCGCTCTGCGCCCCCGGCAACACGACTTCCCCCTGCGCATGCTCGTGCCTACTCAGTTCGTGGGAGCCATCATCGGCAAGGAGGGCCTCACCATCAAGAATGTCACCAAACAGACGCAGTCCAA gGTGGACATTCATCGGAAGGAAAATGCAGGTGCGGCAGAAAAGCCCATTACCATCCACTCAACTCCGGAGGGCTGCTCCTCCGCCTGCCGCATGATCCTGGACATCATGCAGAAGGAGGCCAACGAGACCAAGAC gacGGAGGACATCCCTCTGAAAATCCTCGCCCACAACAGCCTGGTGGGGCGACTGATTGGGAAGGAGGGCCGCAACCTGAAGAAGATTGAGGAGGAGACAGGGACCAAGATTACCATCTCCTC GTTACAAGACTTAACCATTTACAACCCTGAGAGGACCATCACGGTGAAGGGCAGCTTGGAGGCGTGTTGTAAAGCCGAGGCGGAGATCATGAAGAAACTGAGGGAAGCCTACGAGAATGACATTGCTGCTATAAAT CAACAGGCCAACCTTATCCCAGGCTTGAACCTGAACGCTCTGGGCATCTTCTCCTCTGGTCTGCCGGtgctgccccctgctgctgGACCACGCGGTGCAGTGACCCCTGTGGCACCAGCAGGATACAACCCATTCTTA AGTCACTCTTCACATCTCAGTGGCCTGTACGGGGTTCCTCCAGCAAGTGCCATCCCCCACCAGCACTCA caACAGGCTCCAGAACAGGAGGTCGTCTACCTCTTTATTCCAACTCAGGCAGTCGGAGCTCTGATTGGCAAGAAGGGCCAGCACATCAAACAACTTGCCCACTTTGCTGGAGCTTCCATTAAG aTCGCCCCAGCTGAGAGCCCAGATGTTACTGAGAGGATGGTTATCATTACTGGAACCCCAGAGGCTCAGTTTAAG GCCCAAGGTCGGATATTTGGAAAGCTGAAAGAGGAGAACTTCTTCTCAGCGAAGGAAGAGGTCAAACTGGAGACGCACATCAAGGTTCCCTCGACTGCAGCTGGCAGGGTCATCGGTAAAGGCGGCAAGACG GTGAACGAGCTGCAAAACCTTACGAGCGCTGAGGTCATCGTACCGCGGGACCAAACTCCAGACGAGAACGACGAGGTCTTTGTGAAAATCAGTGGGCATTTCTTTGCCAGCCAG ACTGCACAGAGGAAGATCCGGGAGATCATTCAGCAGGTCAAACAACAGGAACAGAAGCACCAGCAGGGCGCCGCCGTGTCACCGCACCACTCCAAGTGA
- the igf2bp2a gene encoding insulin-like growth factor 2 mRNA-binding protein 2a isoform X4, which translates to MQVLDGLLAQYGTVENVEQVNTDTETAVVNVTYATKEEAKEAIEKLTGHQFDDYSFNVSYIMDMDAAPPVQAARTRRGGRSSRDQGTPQPGPSGGFGALRPRQHDFPLRMLVPTQFVGAIIGKEGLTIKNVTKQTQSKVDIHRKENAGAAEKPITIHSTPEGCSSACRMILDIMQKEANETKTTEDIPLKILAHNSLVGRLIGKEGRNLKKIEEETGTKITISSLQDLTIYNPERTITVKGSLEACCKAEAEIMKKLREAYENDIAAINQQANLIPGLNLNALGIFSSGLPVLPPAAGPRGAVTPVAPAGYNPFLSHSSHLSGLYGVPPASAIPHQHSQQAPEQEVVYLFIPTQAVGALIGKKGQHIKQLAHFAGASIKIAPAESPDVTERMVIITGTPEAQFKAQGRIFGKLKEENFFSAKEEVKLETHIKVPSTAAGRVIGKGGKTVNELQNLTSAEVIVPRDQTPDENDEVFVKISGHFFASQTAQRKIREIIQQVKQQEQKHQQGAAVSPHHSK; encoded by the exons ATGCAA GTTTTGGATGGCCTTCTAGCTCAGTATGGTACTGTAGAAAACGTGGAACAAG TTAACACTGATACAGAAACAGCAGTGGTGAATGTTACGTACGCAACCAAGGAGGAAGCTAAAGA AGCCATTGAGAAGTTGACAGGACACCAGTTTGACGACTACTCCTTCAACGTGTCATATATCATGGACATGGATGCTGCTCCGCCCGTCCAGGCTGCTCGCACACGGCGCGGGGGTCGATCGTCCCGGGACCAGGGCACTCCTCAGCCTGGGCCCTCAGGAGGCTTCGGCGCTCTGCGCCCCCGGCAACACGACTTCCCCCTGCGCATGCTCGTGCCTACTCAGTTCGTGGGAGCCATCATCGGCAAGGAGGGCCTCACCATCAAGAATGTCACCAAACAGACGCAGTCCAA gGTGGACATTCATCGGAAGGAAAATGCAGGTGCGGCAGAAAAGCCCATTACCATCCACTCAACTCCGGAGGGCTGCTCCTCCGCCTGCCGCATGATCCTGGACATCATGCAGAAGGAGGCCAACGAGACCAAGAC gacGGAGGACATCCCTCTGAAAATCCTCGCCCACAACAGCCTGGTGGGGCGACTGATTGGGAAGGAGGGCCGCAACCTGAAGAAGATTGAGGAGGAGACAGGGACCAAGATTACCATCTCCTC GTTACAAGACTTAACCATTTACAACCCTGAGAGGACCATCACGGTGAAGGGCAGCTTGGAGGCGTGTTGTAAAGCCGAGGCGGAGATCATGAAGAAACTGAGGGAAGCCTACGAGAATGACATTGCTGCTATAAAT CAACAGGCCAACCTTATCCCAGGCTTGAACCTGAACGCTCTGGGCATCTTCTCCTCTGGTCTGCCGGtgctgccccctgctgctgGACCACGCGGTGCAGTGACCCCTGTGGCACCAGCAGGATACAACCCATTCTTA AGTCACTCTTCACATCTCAGTGGCCTGTACGGGGTTCCTCCAGCAAGTGCCATCCCCCACCAGCACTCA caACAGGCTCCAGAACAGGAGGTCGTCTACCTCTTTATTCCAACTCAGGCAGTCGGAGCTCTGATTGGCAAGAAGGGCCAGCACATCAAACAACTTGCCCACTTTGCTGGAGCTTCCATTAAG aTCGCCCCAGCTGAGAGCCCAGATGTTACTGAGAGGATGGTTATCATTACTGGAACCCCAGAGGCTCAGTTTAAG GCCCAAGGTCGGATATTTGGAAAGCTGAAAGAGGAGAACTTCTTCTCAGCGAAGGAAGAGGTCAAACTGGAGACGCACATCAAGGTTCCCTCGACTGCAGCTGGCAGGGTCATCGGTAAAGGCGGCAAGACG GTGAACGAGCTGCAAAACCTTACGAGCGCTGAGGTCATCGTACCGCGGGACCAAACTCCAGACGAGAACGACGAGGTCTTTGTGAAAATCAGTGGGCATTTCTTTGCCAGCCAG ACTGCACAGAGGAAGATCCGGGAGATCATTCAGCAGGTCAAACAACAGGAACAGAAGCACCAGCAGGGCGCCGCCGTGTCACCGCACCACTCCAAGTGA